The Paenibacillus sp. BIC5C1 DNA segment CGCGAGTTTCAGACGCGCTGCCAGTTCCTTACGCTTCACCGTCTTTAATTCCCTCAGTTCGTCCTCCAGCTTTTCCAAGCCTTCCTGTGTCAAAATCACTTCATCATTAGCCATTTTTTCCATCTCCTAATCCTGCTTTCTATCTATATTCTAACCTATATCCACTCCAAACGGTTAACATACCAAGAAAAAGAAATAAGGCTCCCATTCATGGAAAGATGTGTATATGCCTCCTTAGACTGTACCGGTACAATTAAAGTAAACTAGTATATTCATTTCATCCTTTCACTTTTAGAATGAATTCAGGGCAGCAGTTTATAACAAGTCCACTACATGACTCGAGGTGATCTGGATGAATGTTACATTGAATCCATCTGAAATACAGGCCTATCTGAAACGGATAGGCATTCATGATATCAAAGAACCCACACTGGCATTCCTATCTGAAATCCAGCAGGCACATGTGCATTATCTATCCTGGCAAACGGTCGATATTTTTGCAGGTCAGCCTGCGGGCATTGATCTTCAAGAATCGATCCAGCTTATATTGCAGGGCCGCAGTGGTTACTGTTTTCATCTAAATGGGGCTTTCAGCGTTCTGCTTCGTTCTCTGGGATTTACGGTGCATTGGCATCGTGCCGGGGTTCAGCCATACGGAGAGCAGCCACGTGTGAACTCGTTCCATCTCGGTCTGTCCGTCTCTTTGCCAGATGCAGACCCGAATGTGGAACGTTGGATTGTGGACGTCGGTCTGGGCGGCATGCCCTTTGAACCGCTTCCCCTTCGTTATGGAACCTACGGATCGGCCCCGTTTACGTATACATTAATGCCTTCATCCGTTGCTCCTGGCGGATGGAGACTTGAATATGAGCCGAACGGGCCAAGTGAGGGTGTCGACTTCGCTCCCGAAGAGCTTACCAGCCTGGAAGAGTTCATTCCCAAGCATGAATTCTACAGCCAGTCAGCCGATTCGCCTTGGTATAACGCATTTTTGCTCCGTCAAAGGCATGCTCTCCAAAGCAGCGAACTACGTGGATGTATGCTCCGGACGCATGACCGCGATGGTATTCGCAAAATGGAGATTCAAACCTACACTGAGTGGAAAGACGTATTGGCTGAGAAGTTCTATGAACCGTTGTTGAATTACACAGAACTTGAACGTAAAGAAATGTGGGAACGGGTACAAGCTGC contains these protein-coding regions:
- a CDS encoding arylamine N-acetyltransferase family protein, encoding MNVTLNPSEIQAYLKRIGIHDIKEPTLAFLSEIQQAHVHYLSWQTVDIFAGQPAGIDLQESIQLILQGRSGYCFHLNGAFSVLLRSLGFTVHWHRAGVQPYGEQPRVNSFHLGLSVSLPDADPNVERWIVDVGLGGMPFEPLPLRYGTYGSAPFTYTLMPSSVAPGGWRLEYEPNGPSEGVDFAPEELTSLEEFIPKHEFYSQSADSPWYNAFLLRQRHALQSSELRGCMLRTHDRDGIRKMEIQTYTEWKDVLAEKFYEPLLNYTELERKEMWERVQAAHEEWKRTQQV